The following coding sequences are from one Cydia splendana chromosome 15, ilCydSple1.2, whole genome shotgun sequence window:
- the LOC134797727 gene encoding N6-adenosine-methyltransferase non-catalytic subunit codes for MSEKLKELRERSQKRKKLLAQTLGVSSVSELRQALGTSSDVPAKKQAVSEGTEDKPTSKEQPDGLVYTDSSTFLKGTQSSNPHNDYCQHFVDTGQRPQNFIRDVGLADRFEEYPKLRELIKLKDDLIAQTATPPMYLKCDLKTFDLKQMGSKFDVVLVEPPLGAGWRWPDVLALDLQQIAQPRSFVFLWCGSSEGLDMGRECLKKWGFRRCEDICWIKTNINNPGHSKNLEHNAVFQRTKEHCLMGIKGTVRRSSDGDFIHANVDIDLIISEDPEFGSTEKPIEIFHIMEHFCLGRRRIHLFGRDSTIRPGWVTVGHELTNSNFNAELYAANFAEGRDSTGCTERIEALRPKSPPNTNKARPRGRGGFRGRGRGRPAL; via the exons ATGAgtgaaaaattaaaagaattaCGGGAGCGCTCTCAAAAGAGAAAGAAACTTTTAGCACAAACT CTTGGTGTTTCGAGTGTGAGTGAGCTAAGGCAGGCTCTAGGGACCTCTAGCGATGTGCCGGCGAAGAAGCAGGCGGTGTCGGAGGGCACGGAGGACAAGCCAACCAGCAAGGAACAGCCGGATGGACTGGTGTACACAGACTCTTCCACTTTTCTTAAG GGCACCCAGTCCTCCAACCCCCACAACGACTACTGCCAGCACTTCGTAGACACCGGCCAGCGGCCACAGAACTTCATCCGAGACGTGGGGCTCGCAGACCGCTTCGAGGAGTACCCGAAGCTGAGGGAACTGATCAAGTTGAAAGATGACTTGATCGCTCAGACTGCGACGCCGCCTATGTACTTGAAGTGTGATTTGAAG ACATTTGACTTAAAGCAGATGGGCAGCAAGTTTGACGTGGTACTAGTGGAGCCTCCATTAGGCGCAGGCTGGCGTTGGCCTGACGTACTTGCCTTGGATCTGCAGCAGATAGCCCAGCCTCGGTCATTCGTGTTCCTCTGGTGCGGGAGCTCGGAAG GACTGGACATGGGTCGCGAATGCCTCAAGAAATGGGGCTTCCGCCGCTGCGAGGACATCTGCTGGATCAAAACCAACATCAACAACCCCGGGCACTCCAAGAACCTAGAACACAATGCTGTGTTCCAACGCACCAAGGAACACTGCCTCATGGGCATCAAAGGGACAGTCCGGAGGTCTTCGGACGGAGACTTTATTCATGCTAATGTGGATATTGATCTGATTATATCTGAGGACCCGGAGTTTGGGAGTACGGAGAAGCCTATTGAGATATTTCATATTATGGAGCATTTCTGTTTGGGGCGGAGAag AATCCACCTATTCGGTCGCGACTCGACCATCCGGCCGGGCTGGGTGACGGTGGGCCACGAGCTGACCAACTCCAACTTCAACGCGGAGTTGTACGCGGCCAACTTCGCGGAGGGGCGCGACTCCACGGGCTGCACGGAGCGCATCGAGGCGCTGCGCCCCAAGAGTCCGCCCAACACCAACAAGGCGAGGCCGAGGGGCCGCGGCGGCTTCCGGGGCCGGGGCCGCGGCCGCCCGGCCTTGTAG